Proteins encoded within one genomic window of Mycolicibacterium monacense:
- a CDS encoding FAD/NAD(P)-binding protein: protein MTEAATVSAPISAMTPVPYRVRSRTTESRDSATLCLEPLGAPLPAPKPGEFLMLYAFGVGEIAISVSGAPTATDDAITHTIRAVGAVSRALHDAQPGTVIGMRGPFGTNWGLDDAEGRDLVIVAGGVGLAPLRPVVLGALADRDRYGRVALIAGARSREEFLFSDELRRWADSGAIDVHLTVDVPVQGWPGEVGFVTEPLRRLPVRPGRTTAFLCGPEPMMRNGAQELLRKGLAHSEIRVSLERNMQCGIAWCGHCQLGPLLLCRDGPVVGYDVAEPLLQVEEL from the coding sequence ATGACTGAGGCCGCCACCGTGTCGGCGCCGATCTCGGCGATGACCCCGGTGCCGTACCGGGTACGCAGCCGGACCACCGAATCCCGTGACTCGGCCACCCTGTGTCTCGAACCGCTCGGCGCCCCGCTTCCCGCGCCGAAACCCGGTGAGTTCCTGATGCTGTACGCCTTCGGGGTCGGCGAGATCGCGATCTCGGTCAGCGGGGCGCCGACGGCCACCGACGACGCCATCACCCACACCATCCGCGCGGTCGGCGCCGTGAGCCGGGCCCTGCACGACGCGCAGCCCGGGACCGTCATCGGGATGCGGGGGCCGTTCGGCACCAACTGGGGTCTCGACGACGCCGAGGGCCGCGATCTCGTCATCGTCGCCGGCGGGGTCGGCCTCGCACCGCTTCGGCCGGTGGTGCTCGGCGCGCTGGCCGACCGGGACCGCTACGGCAGGGTGGCGCTCATCGCCGGCGCCCGCTCACGTGAGGAGTTCCTGTTCTCCGACGAACTCCGGCGATGGGCCGACAGCGGCGCCATCGACGTCCACCTGACCGTCGACGTTCCGGTCCAGGGCTGGCCCGGTGAGGTCGGCTTCGTCACCGAACCGCTGCGCCGCCTGCCCGTCCGGCCCGGCCGCACCACCGCATTCCTGTGCGGCCCCGAGCCGATGATGCGCAACGGCGCACAGGAGCTGCTTCGAAAAGGACTCGCGCACAGTGAGATCCGTGTCTCGCTCGAACGGAACATGCAGTGCGGGATCGCCTGGTGCGGGCACTGCCAGCTCGGCCCGCTACTGCTGTGCCGCGACGGACCCGTGGTGGGTTACGACGTCGCCGAGCCACTGCTGCAGGTCGAGGAGCTGTAG
- a CDS encoding NADH-quinone oxidoreductase subunit B family protein — protein sequence MSPPTLGVWKFASCDGCQLTLLDCEDELLTLAGQVQIATFLEASSAILGGPYDVSLVEGSITTAADERRIKEIREQSRVLVTIGACATAGGVQALRNFADVDEFASVVYARPDYIDTLATSTPAAAHVEVDYQLQGCPIDRGQLLETLAALLVGRKPRLPAKTVCTECKLRGVTCVMVAEGVPCLGPVTHAGCGALCPTYHRGCYGCFGPAATPNTAALIPVLRRDGMSGGDVDRVFSTFNVAKFAEHRDDT from the coding sequence ATGAGCCCACCCACGCTGGGGGTCTGGAAGTTCGCCTCGTGCGACGGCTGTCAGCTGACCCTGCTCGACTGTGAGGACGAACTGCTCACCCTCGCCGGCCAGGTCCAGATCGCCACCTTCCTGGAGGCGTCGAGCGCGATCCTGGGTGGTCCCTACGACGTGTCGCTGGTCGAGGGTTCGATCACCACCGCGGCGGATGAACGGCGCATCAAGGAGATTCGCGAGCAGTCGAGGGTGCTGGTGACCATCGGCGCTTGTGCGACCGCCGGCGGAGTCCAGGCCCTGCGCAACTTCGCCGACGTCGACGAGTTCGCCTCGGTCGTCTACGCCCGGCCCGACTACATCGACACGTTGGCGACCTCCACCCCGGCGGCGGCCCACGTCGAGGTCGACTATCAGCTGCAGGGCTGCCCGATCGACCGTGGCCAGTTGCTCGAGACCCTGGCCGCGCTGCTGGTGGGGCGCAAACCGCGGCTGCCGGCCAAGACGGTGTGCACCGAATGCAAACTCCGCGGGGTGACGTGCGTGATGGTCGCCGAGGGCGTGCCCTGCCTCGGGCCGGTGACGCACGCCGGTTGCGGTGCACTGTGTCCGACGTATCACCGCGGGTGCTACGGGTGTTTCGGTCCCGCGGCGACGCCGAACACCGCCGCGCTCATCCCGGTGCTGCGCCGTGACGGGATGTCGGGCGGTGACGTCGACCGGGTGTTCTCGACGTTCAACGTCGCGAAGTTCGCCGAGCACCGGGACGATACGTGA
- a CDS encoding Ni/Fe hydrogenase subunit alpha, with product MNPEIRTLTVGALTRVEGEGALHVTLTDGVVESVELNIYEPPRFFEAFLRGRAYTEPPDITARVCGICPVAYQVSACNAIEDACGVTLDPELIELRRLLYCGEWIHSHALHIYLLHAPDFLGYPDAISFAKDHREFLERGLALKKAGNRLMEQIGGRAIHPINVRLGGFYSVPRRDELGPLAEELRRALDDALFTLRSVAEFDFPDVEFDHEFLALTQPDRYAIEDGAIVRSAGPAFPVADFSEHVREMQVPHSTALHATLDGERYLTGPLARYSLSSAALSPTARQAAAQAGLGAQCRNPFRSIVVRAVEVVYAIEEALRIIEDYERPARPFVDVPARAGVGHGVSEAPRGLLYHRYEIGDDGLVSAATMVPPTAQNQAAIEYEMGRLVAGNLTLDDAELTSLCERSIRNHDPCISCSAHFLTLTVERG from the coding sequence GTGAATCCCGAGATCCGCACCCTGACCGTCGGCGCGCTGACCCGTGTGGAAGGTGAAGGGGCGCTGCACGTCACGTTGACCGACGGCGTGGTGGAAAGCGTCGAACTGAACATCTACGAGCCGCCGCGGTTCTTCGAGGCGTTCCTGCGGGGACGGGCCTACACCGAACCGCCCGACATCACCGCGCGGGTCTGCGGCATCTGCCCGGTGGCCTATCAGGTCAGTGCCTGCAACGCGATCGAGGATGCGTGCGGCGTGACGCTCGATCCCGAACTGATCGAGCTGCGGCGGCTGCTGTACTGCGGGGAGTGGATCCACAGTCACGCCCTGCACATCTATCTGCTGCACGCACCGGACTTCCTGGGATACCCGGACGCCATCAGCTTCGCCAAGGACCACCGGGAGTTCCTCGAACGCGGGCTGGCCCTGAAGAAGGCCGGGAACCGGCTGATGGAGCAGATCGGCGGGCGGGCCATCCACCCGATCAACGTCCGATTGGGAGGCTTCTACTCGGTTCCGCGCCGCGACGAGCTCGGACCGCTGGCCGAGGAACTGCGCCGCGCGCTGGACGACGCCCTGTTCACGCTGCGGTCGGTGGCCGAATTCGACTTCCCCGACGTGGAATTCGACCACGAGTTCCTCGCGCTGACGCAACCGGACCGGTACGCGATCGAGGACGGCGCGATCGTGCGCAGCGCTGGGCCCGCATTCCCGGTGGCCGACTTCAGCGAGCACGTCAGGGAGATGCAGGTGCCGCACTCCACGGCGCTGCACGCGACGCTCGACGGGGAGCGCTATCTGACCGGGCCGCTCGCGCGGTACTCGCTGAGCTCGGCCGCCCTCTCACCGACCGCCCGGCAGGCTGCCGCACAGGCGGGGCTGGGTGCGCAGTGCCGAAACCCGTTCCGCAGCATCGTCGTCCGTGCTGTGGAGGTCGTGTACGCGATCGAGGAGGCGCTGCGGATCATCGAGGACTACGAGCGGCCCGCCCGGCCGTTCGTCGACGTGCCGGCCCGCGCCGGCGTCGGCCACGGCGTCAGCGAGGCGCCGCGCGGGCTGCTGTACCACCGCTACGAGATCGGCGACGACGGTCTGGTCAGCGCGGCGACGATGGTGCCACCGACCGCGCAGAACCAGGCCGCCATCGAATACGAGATGGGCCGGCTGGTGGCCGGCAACCTCACGCTCGACGATGCGGAGTTGACGTCATTGTGCGAGCGGTCGATCC